The sequence CCTGccaaattttgaatgtAAGCATTCCCCTTGCATCGAAAAAACAGCTTTCTCCTTGATCCCCGCTTGTCTTCTGATATATGAACCTTTTGTTTTGGACTCATTACAAGACAGATAATCACCCATGAAAGCTCTATATCCAAGCAGTGACATAGATCTTCTCTCCTTTCTACCACCTAAGAGTTTGGTACCACTGTCACGAAGCTTTTCATACTTGTTACCACCTTTTTTCTCCCTAATAGTACGCTGAATCTTAATCGCAGCGTCAATACGTCTCTGCAAGAATCTTCTCCATGCCCGTTGAATTCTAGCTGCCATATTGAACCAATATTTATCCCGCATGTCTTCCAGAGCAAAAAGGGATTCCGGAGTTTTAATAAACACGCTCGTTACCCCAAGCTGAAATTCCTTTCCTGGAATCGACGCATCTCTCAGGATTAATTTAACTGCTTCAAGGGTATCACCATCCCAGGTGTAATCACCTGCATATGAACAATCAGGAGACAGTAAATAGAACCTTTCGacaaacttttcaaaagtttgTCTATACGCAAAACCCGCTCTTCTGATACGAACATTTTCCTGCAAACCCAAATACTTCACTTGGTGAAGCACCTGATAATCGTCATACTCATCTGGCGATTTAGTTTGGTTTGGTTTGATTGTTCTAATGTAAGATGGTTCGGCCTTTGACAAAGTTTCTACCAGTTCATTTGCgcttttgatgattttatcACCTGCAGTTGGGGGACGTCGTTTTGAATCCTTATCAACATCGTCTGGAAACATCGTAGAAAGAAACCTATTTGTAGTTGTGCCAACTAGCTCGATCAGGTCCTTTTGGAGTTGGTCCTTGTTTTTGTCAGTGATACCATCAATATCATATGTGACATCACCTGCATAATGCTTAACGACGAATTTGTTCGCTCTCAATTCAAAATAAGGATTTGAATTAAATAGGTTTAGTCTTTGAGCAAATGCTTGATCAGCGGCATTAGAATCCGCGTGGGCGGTTGCAATGGAATCATTCATCGCAGCAAAGATTCCCGGCGGCCTTTTCGCTTCGATCAAATCACAGACAACCTTATTATCGAAATACTTGATAGGTGTccatttgattttttctctttcataAGTATCTTGCTCAGCTTTTAAAGttaattgaataaaaatctgttgtagtttttcattaacgTAATTGATGCATATTTGCTCAAAGGAGTTATGCTCAAAAATTTCGAAACCATAAATATCCAGAATTCCAATTGACTTATCGGCACCAGGGAAGGCTTGCAAAGATAGATTAACCCTGTCAACGATCCAGTCAAATAAATTATTATAGATTGCTTTTGCAAGAGCATCCCTCGCAGCTGTTGCTTGAACTGCGTTTAGAGGCACATGGTAAACCGAGCCCCTTTTCATTCCATGACTAGTCTGCATAATTCTTTCGACTAAGCATTTTATCAATAATGAGGCATCAACTTGTAGCAAATATGCAACGAAATCCGTCACCGATGTGTCTCTTACTTGAGCATTTCCCTCCTCATTTTCtataaaagaaatgttACCAATCCATAGAATTGCTGCCAGCATTCTGAATATTTGATcctgttcttcttggaCCAAACCAATAGTTCTCATAGCCTCTAAGGTCCCTTGGTAATCCTTCACATCATCAATTGTGTCTGCAGAAGTACAGCCGGCCGCAGctgtatatatgtattgTTCGGGCATCTGTACGCCAAATGTTTGTCTATATGCATCAGACGCACCTTTAGTGAATTGgtaaaaaatatgaaagtTCCTTTCGTGTTTAATTTGACTTACaactctttgtttttctaATAGATAGTTCGTGATATTACCTGCACAAGGTTCAAATTGAGAGTTGAATTTAATCTCCAGATACTTCCCATGTCTCGACGAGTTATTGTTCCGCAACGTTTTAGCACAGCCAAACGACTCAAGGAGAGGATTCGTGGCTAGAACCATGTCTTTAATCTTCCCAATTGATTCTGAATGGCTACTAGATGCAGCTGCGATATACTGCATAATACGCTTGGCTGCTTCAGTCTTACCAGCGCCTGATTCACCAGAAATAATGACACATTGATTTTCGTTGTATGATTTAAGATTATAGTACATAGACTCTGCAATTGCAAAGACATGAGGTGGAACTTCTAGTCTATTTTTGCCCTTATAGGACTCTAAAACAGAATCTGTATATATACCCAAATCGCGGAATGGATTTACACTAATCAACACATGGCCAATGTAGGTATAAATAATTCCATTTTTAAACcgtttcttcaaattttcattaataGACTCATCAGATATTTTTGACAAAAGTGTCAAATCAGAAACGCCTacctctttctttttatggGCATCAAACGTAgcttttttgatttttgcaGATCTTTTCTTAGGCTCCTTGACGTCCTTCTTACGTGCTCCTCTTTTTATGACAGCCATTGGAACTGCTAactgttattattttactatttgttttctaaaACTTGTGGATGTCGGATATATCAATATTGGTATAACAACCATATAACCGAAGGTTTCAGACCCAACTGAACTCAGTTTGACTCAACCCTTTATAGTAGGTTGATTCCTATTTGCTTGTCACAGCAAACGATTTCCCTTTTCGGTAAAACTGTTTccgattttctttaataaacTCGCAACTACGccaatttatatatattatccACCTAAATGACCCGAGTTGGGGTCTTAGAATTGTATAAAGCAGTGACAagtgaaaaggaagaactGTTGCAAAAAGCAGATCTATTCATGACATCTTCTATTGTAGCGGACCTATTTTCCTGAACGAAGGGGGGCTCATTATTGGAAAGGTCCGAAACATTGCGGCATCGATTTGTAAAGGATTAAAGTGCAAGGCACGACAACGACACATGTCGCCGAATAAAGCAGTTCAAGAACAACGGAAGTAAACCGATTCTGGCTGCATTTATTATTCCACTGCGCTTGCATATACATCCACTCACACAATTGTgtacatttatatatacctTAGTAAAGGATCTTACTCAAAAGAGCTATAGATCAAGAGTAACTCAGTATTTTTTACCCGTGCTCCAATGACTCATTCGTTTTGCCATAGTTTTAACCCTGAAGTTCCGTTTTGTGCAAGACGTAGAAATACCAAAAGcattgacttttttttattatactGGTCCCGATAGCTGATGCAGATACATACCTTGTGAAAAAGACCAAGAGAATACCATCCACCAAAGTTTCTACCATCTGTGTAAATATATCGTTGTTGGACCTGTGTTCTGATTGCGGGCTGTATTCACTTCTACCTGCGCATTTATATGTACACATTTAGCGAAATATTACTATTGAAGTTTTAGCAATATGAGTTGTAGGTCCTGTAGTAACTGAACGAAAAAGTGATTGGTCTCGCGCCGGATTGTAACtaagaatattttatagTACAAGTACAAGCTCGCCAAAAGCCCACATATCCCTAAAGGTATAACCGTATTCTGACTCCTTCTGCGACGTCCTGAATCTTCAATTGAGCTATCCTCGGCAAGATAGTTGAAGTGGAACAATTAGAGAGCATGCCTTCTATAAGCGCGTTAACACTCTACGATAACTACAGTAGCTTGCTTCAGACCATAAGGTCAAAGGATGTCCCAAGTTTCTGTCAGATAGGAACGTTTTATGTCAACTATTGTCTATATAGCCTTGTGTAAGGGCACCTACTTATTTGGCTGCGCTGACTTGTCGTCTGCTAGTTCAAGCTTCTGTCTGACCTTCTATATTAGTTGGCACTTCGacaacaacaccaacaacTTTACCTGTCTCTAAGTTGTAAATCGGAGGATGCTTCAGGTTTCTCAGAACACTTTGGATGACGCCTGAATGGCAAGTAAGGGAGATAAATCTTTCTTCGGTCGACAGTTGGCCAAATAGCTGGGATAACCCATCTTGCGTACGCATATCTAGTTCAGGGTTTGTCTCTCGGTGATTAACTAGCCAcaattcatcttcttcagaatAATCAGTGACATAGTGCCAATGTACAGTGTGACCAGAATCCATAATAAAATCTTGATACTCACCAACAGTCATTGAGTGGGCGACCCTTTTATCACATGTATGGGAGCCCAGAGTCTCTCTAAGACTTTCTATAATACGTGTGgaaattttgttttcgctCATTGGTTTTTGAGTTTCATTCAATACCGGTGTCCAAGACTCTATGAATGTTTCAAGACATCTTCTCATTGGAGaactaaagaaaacatgAGGTAGCATATCCAGCTGCTTTATCATCGGTAGCAGTACATTGGTTCCTGTTCTTCTAACTTGTTCTTTACCCAATGGTGTTAATCTAGAGTCAACCCATTCGCCATATTCATCCCCAGAAAGTAATGACCAATATGCGTCCCATTTCTCCATGCCGTATCTCGATATGGCAGCATTGTGGTAGCCTTGGCCGTGCCTGGCTAGAATCAGCAGCTTATAATGACAATTTTGGGTATCTTTGGGTAGAGCGTTGTATAGTTCTTTCCAATCATTATGATTGATCAATCGCAAATGATCGTATTTCGTGGAGTCCAATCCTTGAAAACCGTCATTGGGATAAGCAGCAAAATATCCGGGAACTGCTTTGAATTGCATTCTTAAAAGGCAgccagttttttctttaggCAATTTAGCTCTGAAATCTTGTATTCACATATCATTCAAATCTCTCGAGGTACCTCTAAAAATGGTGCAttccacttttttttttttcaatgctACCGTCCGTAAAACCAATGCGACTCACATATTACTTATGAACTACAACCGAAACTATAAGTGGTTCAAAATAATAGGttgattttttgcaaagtcatatccaaaaaatgtaaatatgTGTACATTCATAAACagtattatatttttttaataaataTGGATTTGTTCGTTTCCCCGCATTCGGAGAGCCTGTCAAGTGTAACTGACCATGCCAGAAAACGAGAGTTTTCCAATGTATCTCAAATTGAGATACTCCAATTGTAGCTGAGGTACACACCCACCAACGAGCAATTGAAACGTGCCCGAAATGAATCAATATAAAACTATTGGCCTGTCAAATTGTGTGATGATTTTTAggattccattgtttcttaatgttataaaattatgtatatatattgtactagagattctcctcatggacTTGGGAATCCGCAAAAAGGAATCTTCAATCTTGCATAATGTTACAAGTGAttctcttcctcttttgtaCGTTATtgttcattgatcctattacactatcaatccttgcgcttcagcttccattaatttcgatgACAATGTGAATTTAGTGGTCTTATAATTCATGTTATCTTTTAACATCGTATATGATAGTAATAGAGGGACGATAGTAGAATCATGttccaacaaaaacataCGATACTAGTACTGCGCTGGGAATTCTCTTTTAAAGTGTGGAGCTTGCTTAAATGAAGCTCCGGAAGTATATAAATACGAACAATTAGTTTAAATCTGAGACACTGCACTTCTAGCCTGTAGTAACATTCTGATCATATATGGCACATATACGACAAGCAACGTACCGTGAATCAAGTCGATTGGTAGTTTCGGCACCAGGTTGCTTCCTTGTGATCATCAGGATTCATAGACCTATCCAGTATAATCCAGCTGTGTTCTATTATTTTCACAGTTAAGAGCCTTGTTGGCGCAATCGGTAGCGCGTATGACTCTTAATCATAAGGTTAGGGGTTCGAGCCCCCTACAGGgcttaattttttttggttttacACCCTCTAGAAGCGTTCGCACACGTTCTTTTAAGTCAATTGTTACTTAAGGCTTCGATCACTAATGTTTATGTTTGATATCGACCACTTAACGCTATCCTTTACTTTGACTGCCAAGAAAGCCTCTCTAGCTTTGTCTTTTACCAACACGTAGGGGATCGTTATTCGGAATATCTTGACCCGACAAGAGAAATGACAAAACAAATCGCCAAGTTTAGCTAATAAAAATCGCTCCAAGAACTTTGTTTCTTGAACTATGTGGGCATTGGCGAGATGCTCAGTTCGGCCGGCAGTGCCCCGAAGATATGTTGCTATGAGATCCAGAATACAAAGAAAGTGTCAAGAGTAGTTAACAGCTCACGGTTACAGAATAAATTGCTCGAAGCATTGGTTTTGGTACATGTAACGTGTATAAAAGGTGGAGGATAATTTGAAGCTGGCACTGTCCTGTTTTTGAtcttatattttcttgctcGAGATTTCGCGTTTTATACTACGGAAtgaagaaacgaaaaaggGAAACATCGACTTTGGCCTGATTACAAACATATTCCATCAAACCAATCTTCGATTTATTTCTGCAAAAACAAGTAACAACTGACtcaattgaatattataatgtctttttcaatagagCTCATATCTACTACGCCTTACAAGGACCAGAAACCGGGCACGTCCGGTTTACGTAAGAAGACGAAAGTTTTCATGAATGAACCTCATTATACCGAGAATTTTATTCAAGCAATGATGGAATCTATTCCTGAAGGTCCAAGCGGCGCTACTCTGGTGGTAGGTGGTGATGGGCGTTTCTATAATGATGTTATTATGAACAAGATCGCAGCAGTTGGGGCTGCTAATGGTATTAAAAAGTTAGTCATTGGTCAAGGCGGTCTACTCTCAACGCCGGCTGCTTCGCATATTATCAGATCATATGAAGACAAATGTAATGGTGGTGGTATTATTTTAACCGCTTCGCATAATCCAGGTGGTCCAGAAAATGATTTAGGTATCAAGTACAATTTACCTAATGGTGGTCCAGCTCCAGAGAGTGTTACAGACGCCATCTGGGAAGCTTCTAAGAAACTAACTCATTATAAAATTATAAAGAGTTTTCCTGAGTTGGATCTGAATAAGATCGGTAAAAACCAAAAGTATGGGCCATTGTTAGTGGATATAATTGACCCAACCAAGGCATATgttaaatttttgaaagagatcTTCGATTTTGATTTAATCAAAAACTTCTTGACAAAACAGCGTAAGGCTAAGGGATGGAAATTGctttttgattctttgaaCGGTATCACAGGACCATATGGTAAGGCCATATTTGTGGATGAATTTGGTTTACCAGCCGAGGAAGTGCTCCAAAACTGGCACCCTCTACCTGACTTCGGCGGTTTACACCCCGACCCAAATCTAACTTATGCTCGCACTCTTGTTGACAGAGTTGACCGTGAGAAAATCGCCTTTGGTGCCGCTTCCGACGGTGACGGTGACAGGAATATGATCTACGGATATGGGCCTGCTTTTGTCTCACCAGGTGACTCTGTTGCTATTATTGCCGAATATGCCTCAGAAATTCCATATTTTGCCAAACAAGGTATTTACGGGTTAGCTCGTTCATTCCCAACATCCTCTGCCATTGATCGTGTCGCAATAAAGAAAGGGTTGAACTGTTACGAAGTCCCAACCGGCTGGAAGTTTTTCTGTGCTTTGTTCGATGCTAAGAAGTTATCCATCTGCGGTGAAGAATCCTTCGGTACAGGTTCCAACCATGTCAGGGAAAAGGACGGTTTATGGGCCATTATTGCCTGGTTAAATATCCTGGCAATCTACAACAAGCATAACcctgaaaaggaagcttCAATTAAAACAATTCAAGACGAATTTTGGAATGAATACGGTCGTACTTTCTTCACTAGATATGACTACGAACATGTTGAATGCGAACAGGCTGAAAAAGCGGTGGCTCTCATGAACGATTTTGTCAAAAGCCCTAATGTTGTTGACTCACCATTCCCAGGTGACAAGTCCCTGACTGTCACTGAATGTGGCGATTTTTCGTATACGGACTTGGATGGTTCCATCTCCAAGAACCAAGGCCTATTCGTAAAGTTATCAAACGGGGCTAAGTTTGTTTTGAGATTATCGGGCACAGGCTCTTCCGGTGCAACAATAAGATTGTACGTAGAAAAATACACTGATAACAAGGAGAAGTACGATGAAACCGCCGATGTCTTTTTGAAGCCAGTCATCAGTTCTATCGTGAAATTCTTAAAATTCAATGAGATTTTGGGAACAGAAGAACCAACCGTCCGTACATAGTATAGCTACTATTGTCAATTATAATTCCTCGaagtaaataaagaatatgtatatgtgcATATGTAGAAAGCATATTATAAAAAACTACTCTGCTGTTAATTTTGAGTTGTCAACAAGTTTTATGCTGCACATAAATGGAATTCGTTACACGCGACTTTTTGAGGTAAAGCCGCGCTacaggaaaagaagatcaagaaaTGCCCCTATTGGAAGGCTTAAAAATTCTTATCCCGAACGAGCCAGCAATAATCGATATATCTCTTCGCATAAACAGttgttgaatatttttctttttttatctttgaGACTTGATTTCGAAAGGTTCTATTAGTGTTGATCGAATACTTCAAGGGCATACTTACATCTACTATACTACTTTCAGaattattttgtatttattaAGCCAGCAAATAGCCATCAAAACAAGTGTGAAATTTTAGGGAAAGTATATAGTTTCGAAAATGTATTCATGGAAGCTGTCAAAATTCAAGTTTGgaaaatccaaagaagaaaaagaaacaaaagaaacaagacaTAGTGGGTTTTTCCATTCCTCCAAGAAAGATGAACCACAGAGTAGCCAAGAAACCATTGGTGAGCATGATAACTCAGTCACTCGTTCGTCTTTAGACAGAAAAGGCACGATAAATCCGTCTAATTCATCAGTAGTTCCCGTACGTGTGTCATACGATGCATCTTCATCGATCTCTACTGTGCGAGATTCAAACGGTGAGAACTCAGAAAACACAAATTCATCTCAAAATCTAGACGAAACAGCAAATATTGGTTCCACAGGAACTCCCAACAATGCCACTTCAAGCTCGGGAATGATGACCATTAAAGTCTATAATGGTGATGATTTTATCTTACCTTTCCCTATAACTTCAAATGAGCAAATATTGAACAAGCTACTGGCCTCTGGTGTTCCTCCACCACATAAGgaaatttctaaagaagTAGATGCGTTGGTCGCGCAGCTGTCTCGTGTTCAACTGAAAAACCAAGGTCCAGCAGATGAGGATTTGATTTCGAGTGAGTCAGCGGCAAAGTTTATTCCGTCGACTATCATGTTACCAGGCTCTTCGACTCTAAACCCATTACTTTACTTTACTATTGAATTTGATAATACAGTTGCCACTATCGAAGCAGAATATGGTACCATTGCTAAGCCTGGTTTCAACAAGATATCTACATTTGATGTGACAAGAAAGTTACCATACTTAAAGATTGATGTATTTGCAAGGATTCCCTCAATTCTCTTGCCATCGAAGTCGTGGCAACAGGAAATGGGTTTACAAGACGAGAAACTACAAGTTATACTGGACAAAATAAATTCCAACCAAGATATACATTTGGATTCTTTCCATTTGCCCATAAACTTAGGTTTCGATTCTGCAGCCAGTATTAGACTATATAACCACCACTGGATTACATTAGAAAATGGATTAGGCAAGATAAACATCAGTATTGATTACAAGCCCTCGAGAAACAAGCCCTTGTCAATCGACGATTTCGATCTTTTGAAGGTCATCGGTAAGGGTTCATTCGGTAAAGTCATGCAAGtgagaaagaaagacaCGCAAAAGGTTTACGCTCTGAAAGCAATCAGAAAATCATACATCGTGTCTAAATCTGAAGTTACGCACACTTTGGCGGAAAGAACAGTATTAGCACGTGTAGATTGTCCATTTATTGTgcctttgaaattttctttccaatcGCCTGAAAAACTGTATTTCGTTTTAGCCTTTATCAATGGTGGTGAATTGTTTTACCACTTACAAAAGGAAGGTAGGTTTGATTTATCCCGTGCTAGATTTTACACCGCAGAACTGTTATGTGCATTAGATAACTTGCACAAATTAGACGTTATTTATCGTGATTTGAAGCCAGAAAATATATTGTTAGATTATCAAGGGCATATTGCACTTTGTGACTTTGGGCTGTGCAAATTGAACATGAAGGACGATGACAAAACGGACACTTTCTGTGGGACTCCAGAATATTTGGCGCCGGAGCTACTATTAGGTTTAGGCTATTCAAAGGCGGTAGATTGGTGGACGCTAGGTGTCTTGTTATATGAGATGCTGACCGGTCTTCCACCTTATTATGACGAGGATGTTCCAAAAatgtataaaaaaatcttacAGGAGCCCCTGGTTTTCCCAGATGGATTTGATAGAGAGGCAAAGGATCTATTGATTAGTTTATTAAGCCGTGATCCGACGAGGAGATTGGGATATAATGGTGCCGACGAAATCAGAAACCATCCCTTTTTCAGCCAATTGTCTTGGAAACGTTTATTGATGAAGGGTTACATTCCGCCATACAAGCCAGCTGTTAGTAATGCTATGGATACTAGtaattttgatgaagaatttacCAGAGAAAAGCCAATCGATAGTGTAGTTGATGAATATTTAAGTGAGAGTGTTCAAAAGCAATTCGGCGGCTGGACATACGTCGGAAATGAACAGCTCGGCAGCTCAATGGTGCAAGGTAGAAGCATTCACTAGATAGAGCTATTGAATTCATTTTACTATTAGTTTATTCATAATTTActcaaataaaaataacttcttttccttatttaCGTATACATTCAAAAGAGCTACAAGATACAATACGTGGTTTGCACtgtcaaatatttttgggCGTGCCTAATACTTTCCACAAGTGTGGCTTGATATCCATAGTCGTAGCAATTTACCTCAGCTCACTATACTTAAACAATGAGTTTCCTTCTTACCCTTCTCATTTTCGGAGCGATGAGGCGGcagaaaatcaaaaaaaaaaaaaggtgttgaaaattttctccttgtacaaaaaaaattttgatgagCATCTCTCGTATGGAGtagttttcctttttataTAAGGTTGTTTTAATTAACATCGAATACAAGGTAAACCAAGGGCTATCCACTAGAATTTGAGCCTTAACAACGGAAAGACTTACTATTTGGTACTGGAATAATACTTGGGCGAGAAACTAATAGACAAGATGATGGCTTTTGAGAATACAAGTAAGCGAACACCCCAGGAGTTCGTAGCACCTGTGgatccaaagaaaagaaaggttCAATTCTCCAATAGTACAGGGCTAGTAACACTGCAATCAGAGGAAATGAAAGATGAAGTGTTTTCGACAGCTATGTATGCCAGGTTCGTGAAATCTGCCTTAGATGATCTAGACAAGAATGACTCAACCCAAATCAGCATAATTGCCAACCAAGTAGCACTTCCGACAAAGAATTCTGAAAGAATCGAGGATAAGAATTTCAATGTTCTTTTGGATATCTTATCTAGTAACATTAACAGGATAGAATCCTCCAGGGGAACTTTCCTGATACAATCTATTATAAACTTTGAGAAGTGGTGGGAATTACCTCCACAAACTCTaagtaaatatatatatttcattAAAATCCTTTGCTCGAGTATACCCAAATGGTGGCAAGACGTTTCGATGATATTGGTatcttgttttgttttaCCAGTCGAACAAACGGTATGTCATCATGACATGCTTAAATATTTCTTAAGGATGATCCCC is a genomic window of Saccharomyces eubayanus strain FM1318 chromosome XI, whole genome shotgun sequence containing:
- the MYO3 gene encoding myosin 3, whose protein sequence is MAVIKRGARKKDVKEPKKRSAKIKKATFDAHKKKEVGVSDLTLLSKISDESINENLKKRFKNGIIYTYIGHVLISVNPFRDLGIYTDSVLESYKGKNRLEVPPHVFAIAESMYYNLKSYNENQCVIISGESGAGKTEAAKRIMQYIAAASSSHSESIGKIKDMVLATNPLLESFGCAKTLRNNNSSRHGKYLEIKFNSQFEPCAGNITNYLLEKQRVVSQIKHERNFHIFYQFTKGASDAYRQTFGVQMPEQYIYTAAAGCTSADTIDDVKDYQGTLEAMRTIGLVQEEQDQIFRMLAAILWIGNISFIENEEGNAQVRDTSVTDFVAYLLQVDASLLIKCLVERIMQTSHGMKRGSVYHVPLNAVQATAARDALAKAIYNNLFDWIVDRVNLSLQAFPGADKSIGILDIYGFEIFEHNSFEQICINYVNEKLQQIFIQLTLKAEQDTYEREKIKWTPIKYFDNKVVCDLIEAKRPPGIFAAMNDSIATAHADSNAADQAFAQRLNLFNSNPYFELRANKFVVKHYAGDVTYDIDGITDKNKDQLQKDLIELVGTTTNRFLSTMFPDDVDKDSKRRPPTAGDKIIKSANELVETLSKAEPSYIRTIKPNQTKSPDEYDDYQVLHQVKYLGLQENVRIRRAGFAYRQTFEKFVERFYLLSPDCSYAGDYTWDGDTLEAVKLILRDASIPGKEFQLGVTSVFIKTPESLFALEDMRDKYWFNMAARIQRAWRRFLQRRIDAAIKIQRTIREKKGGNKYEKLRDSGTKLLGGRKERRSMSLLGYRAFMGDYLSCNESKTKGSYIRRQAGIKEKAVFSMQGECLHSKFGRSAQRLRAVFILTKKALYIVGQTRVQNAMKYTQDYGIDINKIRQVNLTNLQDDWIGIILANSTQPDPFINTPFKTELVTRMKKLNEKIIINVSPTIDYHKQPGKSHTVRSKISDSAPKYSDIYKSSTIFVRRGHPPNSKSNKKPKNPGGLEGRPIKSKKSNHTHTHKHKHSHRSQGKAQKKQPLPAQKLKSNPLSLAATAAQAAYNPKPASSSKTVTPKSAAKASLTNTSKPSSKERTQAKNVSSIHKSLSSKGTKTPVPPPKKVDGSQKPLKEKTSNIPVPPPPPPMGEPEDPKFEAAYDFPGSGSASELPLKKGDIIYKSRDEPSGWSLAKLLDGSKEGWVPTAYITACKGSTKIAPTPVATNSPANQESSLFSSSIPTAQENVTIETVQSTGNAENSPMGEFSDGLASALAARANKMRTESADDDSEGDEEDDW
- the PMU1 gene encoding putative phosphomutase produces the protein MQFKAVPGYFAAYPNDGFQGLDSTKYDHLRLINHNDWKELYNALPKDTQNCHYKLLILARHGQGYHNAAISRYGMEKWDAYWSLLSGDEYGEWVDSRLTPLGKEQVRRTGTNVLLPMIKQLDMLPHVFFSSPMRRCLETFIESWTPVLNETQKPMSENKISTRIIESLRETLGSHTCDKRVAHSMTVGEYQDFIMDSGHTVHWHYVTDYSEEDELWLVNHRETNPELDMRTQDGLSQLFGQLSTEERFISLTCHSGVIQSVLRNLKHPPIYNLETGKVVGVVVEVPTNIEGQTEA
- the PGM1 gene encoding phosphoglucomutase PGM1, with the translated sequence MSFSIELISTTPYKDQKPGTSGLRKKTKVFMNEPHYTENFIQAMMESIPEGPSGATLVVGGDGRFYNDVIMNKIAAVGAANGIKKLVIGQGGLLSTPAASHIIRSYEDKCNGGGIILTASHNPGGPENDLGIKYNLPNGGPAPESVTDAIWEASKKLTHYKIIKSFPELDLNKIGKNQKYGPLLVDIIDPTKAYVKFLKEIFDFDLIKNFLTKQRKAKGWKLLFDSLNGITGPYGKAIFVDEFGLPAEEVLQNWHPLPDFGGLHPDPNLTYARTLVDRVDREKIAFGAASDGDGDRNMIYGYGPAFVSPGDSVAIIAEYASEIPYFAKQGIYGLARSFPTSSAIDRVAIKKGLNCYEVPTGWKFFCALFDAKKLSICGEESFGTGSNHVREKDGLWAIIAWLNILAIYNKHNPEKEASIKTIQDEFWNEYGRTFFTRYDYEHVECEQAEKAVALMNDFVKSPNVVDSPFPGDKSLTVTECGDFSYTDLDGSISKNQGLFVKLSNGAKFVLRLSGTGSSGATIRLYVEKYTDNKEKYDETADVFLKPVISSIVKFLKFNEILGTEEPTVRT
- the YPK1 gene encoding serine/threonine protein kinase YPK1 gives rise to the protein MYSWKLSKFKFGKSKEEKETKETRHSGFFHSSKKDEPQSSQETIGEHDNSVTRSSLDRKGTINPSNSSVVPVRVSYDASSSISTVRDSNGENSENTNSSQNLDETANIGSTGTPNNATSSSGMMTIKVYNGDDFILPFPITSNEQILNKLLASGVPPPHKEISKEVDALVAQLSRVQLKNQGPADEDLISSESAAKFIPSTIMLPGSSTLNPLLYFTIEFDNTVATIEAEYGTIAKPGFNKISTFDVTRKLPYLKIDVFARIPSILLPSKSWQQEMGLQDEKLQVILDKINSNQDIHLDSFHLPINLGFDSAASIRLYNHHWITLENGLGKINISIDYKPSRNKPLSIDDFDLLKVIGKGSFGKVMQVRKKDTQKVYALKAIRKSYIVSKSEVTHTLAERTVLARVDCPFIVPLKFSFQSPEKLYFVLAFINGGELFYHLQKEGRFDLSRARFYTAELLCALDNLHKLDVIYRDLKPENILLDYQGHIALCDFGLCKLNMKDDDKTDTFCGTPEYLAPELLLGLGYSKAVDWWTLGVLLYEMLTGLPPYYDEDVPKMYKKILQEPLVFPDGFDREAKDLLISLLSRDPTRRLGYNGADEIRNHPFFSQLSWKRLLMKGYIPPYKPAVSNAMDTSNFDEEFTREKPIDSVVDEYLSESVQKQFGGWTYVGNEQLGSSMVQGRSIH